Proteins encoded together in one Coregonus clupeaformis isolate EN_2021a chromosome 30, ASM2061545v1, whole genome shotgun sequence window:
- the LOC121546683 gene encoding zinc-alpha-2-glycoprotein, with protein MKLYTYTLFLIYLTTVNAGKGSHSLWALASHILGETEFPEFCVLWMLDDIQVGYYDSNSWRFISRTDGNTDEYEGVAQGVSWDMYLSMRKRSSLLQHRFNSTTGLFVHQRLVGCELMGNEKQGQLMIKEAFNGVDGGVLNFNKLQYNYHPKWPELEFNQQRTHYVQMGLDKVYLPICIKSLKDYLKKEEKLVMRKVHPRVRLISKESTDSEGSKITCLAFGFYPRHINLTLLRDGQPVAEHELTGGQSLPNGDRTYQLRKSLTISVQELRERHHYTCTATHLSMDNKLDVSWDPDTGPDSAFILPVVLVMAVVLILIGGLVFGMWKWKHTGFPPFSGHIYSAAKDTETEQIN; from the exons ATGAAGCTTTACACCTACACGTTATTTCTCATATATCTTACAACTGTTAATGCAG GTAAAGGTTCCCACTCTCTGTGGGCGTTAGCGTCACACATACTTGGAGAGACAGAGTTTCCTGAATTCTGTGTTTTGTGGATGCTGGATGATATTCAGGTGGGATACTATGACTCCAATTCCTGGAGATTTATCTCTAGGACCGATGGGAACACAGATGAGTACGAAGGAGTAGCTCAGGGTGTGTCTTGGGACATGTACCTCAGCATGAGGAAGCGGTCGTCCCTCTTACAGCACCGCTTTAACTCCACAACAG GATTATTTGTTCATCAGAGACTTGTTGGTTGTGAATTGATGGGCAATGAAAAGCAAGGCCAACTCATGATAAAGGAAGCGTTCAATGGAGTTGATGGAGGTGTTCTCAATTTCAACAAACTGCAGTACAATTACCATCCTAAGTGGCCAGAACTTGAGTTTAATCAACAAAGGACACATTACGTTCAAATGGGTCTTGACAAGGTTTATCTCCCTATTTGCATTAAATCATTAAAGGACTACCTGAAGAAAGAGGAGAAACTTGTCATGAGAAAAG TGCATCCTAGAGTAAGACTCATTTCAAAAGAAAGCACAGATTCTGAAGGGTCCAAGATCACCTGCCTGGCCTTTGGTTTCTACCCCCGCCACATCAACCTCACCCTGCTGAGAGACGGCCAGCCTGTGGCAGAGCATGAGCTCACAGGGGGGCAATCGCTGCCAAATGGAGACAGGACGTACCAGCTGAGAAAGAGTCTGACAATCAGTGtccaggagctgagagagagacaccactacACCTGCACTGCCACTCACCTCAGTATGGACAACAAGCTTGATGTCAGTTGGG ATCCTGATACTGGCCCAGATAGCGCCTTCATCCTTCCAGTTGTCCTGGTGATGGCAGTTGTGTTAATTCTGATTGGGGGCCTTGTTTTTGGCATGTGGAAGTGGAAACACACAG
- the LOC121545611 gene encoding ankyrin repeat and SAM domain-containing protein 1A isoform X4 yields the protein MMWQCHVSSSECRCYRLKGFSLLKRFPLSTGGAAGRLLDQPVGDWLEHVGLPQYESKLLLNGFDDLHYMGSNVMEEQDLREIGITDPGHRRKILHAARSLPKVKALGCDGSSSLSSWLDLLGLQEYLHNFLSSGYRSLDCVKNLWELEIVNVLKISLLGHRKRIIASLAEQPYEEPPVKPPRLSQIRCQDLVSQTSSPISHMDSYTGRSMDPILPLGEPGGRKGPEPEYDVAPHRSRSERHRSHERYEERHREPRLTLRPPSLAAPYTPVQNWHHQPEKLIFESCGYEANYLGSMLINELRGTESTQDACAKMRRSTEQMKKVPTIVLSITYKGVKFIDAANKNIIAEHEIRNISCAAQDPEDLCTFAYITKDLQTNHHYCHVFSTVDVNLTYEIILTLGQAFEVAYQLALQAQRSKQHQGIPAGPGTEVIETKSSRPVPKPRGSVRKSGDSPPLLDSRSCCYCHTCTTHRPSFLSLHNSASPVAQVDPLDLEVDSQSQGSTTWLVEPVPKDSKRTISTKYETTIF from the exons ATGATGTGGCAGTGCCATGTGTCGTCGTCAGAGTGCCGCTGCTACCGGCTCAAAGGCTTCTCCCTGCTCAAGCGCTTCCCTCTATCTACAGGTGGGGCGGCTGGGCGGCTGCTGGACCAGCCCGTGGGAGACTGGCTGGAGCACGTGGGGCTGCCGCAGTACGAGAGCAAGCTGCTTCTCAATGGCTTCGACGACCTGCACTACATG GGTAGTAATGTGATGGAGGAGCAGGACCTGAGGGAGATAGGCATCACAGACCCAGGACATCGGAGGAAGATCCTGCATGCAGCTCGATCCCTACCTAAG GTAAAGGCCCTGGGCTGCGACGGCAGCAGCTCTCTGTCCTCCTGGCTGGACCTCCTGGGCCTACAGGAGTACCTACACAACTTCCTGTCCAGTGGATACCGCAGCCTCGACTGTGTCAAGAACCTGTGGGAGCTGGAGATCGTCAAC GTGCTGAAGATCTCCCTGCTGGGACACAGGAAACGCATCATCGCCTCGCTGGCAGAGCAGCCCTATGAGGAACCTCCTGTCAAGCCCCCCCGCCTGTCCCAGATCAGGTGTCAGGACCTGGTATCCCAGACCTCCTCTCCCATCAGTCACATGGACTCCTATACGGGCCGCTCCATGGACCCCATCCTGCCCCTGGGGGAGCCTGGGGGGAGGAAGGGGCCCGAACCCGAATATGATGTGGCCCCCCACCGGTCCCGCAGTGAACGACACCGATCACATGAGAGGTATGAGGAGCGGCATCGGGAGCCTCGTCTGACCCTGCGACCCCCCAGCCTGGCAGCACCCTACACCCCTGTACAGAACTGGCACCACCAGCCTGAGAAGCTCATCTTTGAATCCTGTGGATATGAAGCCAAT tatCTGGGATCAATGCTCATCAACGAGCTACGGGGGACCGAGTCCACCCAGGATGCCTGTGCCAAAATGAGG AGGTCAACAGAGCAGATGAAGAAGGTCCCCACCATCGTCCTGTCCATCACCTATAAAGGGGTGAAGTTCATCGATGCGGCCAATAAG AACATCATTGCAGAACATGAAATCCGGAACATCTCGTGCGCGGCCCAGGACCCAGAAGATCTGTGCACGTTTGCCTACATCACCAAGGACCTGCAGACCAACCACCACTACTGCCATGTGTTCAGCACAGTGGACGTG AACCTGACCTATGAAATCATCCTGACACTGGGACAGGCGTTTGAGGTGGCCTATCAGTTAGCTCTCCAGGCCCAGAGGTCCAAACAGCACCAGGGCATCCCAGCAGGACCCGGGACAGAGGTCATCGAGACCAAATCCAGCCGGCCCGTTCCCAAACCACGGGGTAGCGTAAGGAAATCAGGG GACTCTCCTCCCCTGCTGGACAGTCGCTCCTGCTGTTACTGTCACACCTGCACCACCCACCGTCCCTCCTTCCTCTCGCTGCACAACTCTGCCAGCCCTGTTGCCCag GTGGACCCGTTGGACCTGGAGGTGGACTCCCAGTCCCAGGGCAGCACCACGTGGCTGGTGGAACCTGTCCCCAAAGATTCCAAGAGGACCATCAGCACTAAGTATGAGACCACCATATTCTGA